The genomic region CGCGACGTCAAAATAagttcaaaaacagaaaaaggtgaAACCACATACCACATTTGAAGCTGCGGTAAGAATCTGTTGATTCTGGCACTCCCTGTGGACAAGAGCGGTACGATCACCTGATCTGTTGATAACAAAGTTTATATTTAATCTAATCGCAACAAACGAGGACAATCTGGCACAATATTTAATTAAAGAGTAATCTACTGTATCACATATGCAGAATTTACGAGATGGgacaaataattaagaatttgtcggAGACATGTTCACAAAGTTTCGCAGACCTCAACAGCCCACAAAACTCCATGATTTTGTTAAAGGAGTTTGGTGCTGATTTGCAGCCACCCAATGATTGATCTCAGTGAGGATAACTGGATTACACTGAAAATACCAGCTGTAAATCAAAAgcaaaattcatatttttttgatTTGGATGAAGTATCCATcatagaggcatcagtattaaattgagacaGTTTCATAACCAggtaaaagttccttgtagttcATTTAAATACACTCTTCTTCTTTCTAAGCTTCTAGAGGAAAGCCACAAAACACTCTGTCGAAAGTCTTGTCTGCTATTGATCTATTATtggcacagaggaaggctgGTAAAGGGACGGACCAGCCTGTGACCCTGCCTGAAGGTGGATCGGGACCCATCGGGCGCGGGAGCCACACACAATGGCAGCCTTTAAAACTGCAAATGGCCCGACAACCTTCACAGAGCTGGTACTGTTCTACTTCACACAGCCCGGGATCCAAATTTAACCGTTCCTGACCTTTTTACTTTGAGTGGCTGATGAATTGTGGAGCACCACGACAAACCCTGCTCGGCCACGCCGGTCCCTCTATTGTCTGATACTGAGCAACAAAACAGTGGCAGGAGACAATGGAGGGTCACTGCAGAGGGCTAGAAATAATCATAACAATGACAGCTCCCATATTTATAGTTGCAAAGGGACTCCCGACTGCAGCTCCTAAGTGCTTTGTTATTAACAGGAAGAGCTGCTCCCCGTGAAGGATAAACAGCACTTCTCTTTACTGAGTGAGTCATGGTAGCAGGTTTCATTGTTTCCTTCACTGTGTGGTTGATACCACTGAGGCTATAATTGTCTACTAAAACCTCAAATACAGTCCAGAACCTAACATAGCTgaacatcaaaaaaaaaaaaatcataaaaaatccCCCTGAAAGCCGAAAGAATTTGGTAGAAAATGCGTTTCTACGCATCAGTAGCCAGACAGAGGTCACTGGGTCATCTTGCATCTGCAGAGCTTTTCCTGAGTGAAGCTGGGGGCGATCAGAAAGCAGGCCACATAAACAGGCGACTGTGACAGGCGGACAAAAGGGGGAGCGGAGATTGTCGCAGATAACAAGCGTCAATATTTCATCAGGGGTGATGACAGAAACTGAGGGTCGAGGTGTGCAGACAACCTCCCCAAAAAGACTAAATGAAAGGTCTTTTGTGCATCTTTTGATAAGAGGGGAAGGAGGTGGACTGTTTGCTATCAGGCCACCAGGATGAGCAGGAAGAAAATCAATGAAGCACTTCAGATTAGACGCCCAAGCAGCAGCAAGAGATGCAACCTCACAGTGACTCCGAGTAGATACCGAAATACAGGATGCAACGTGTTTGAAAATGAGTAAGGCGTCAATGTACTATGAACAGTGAAAGAGGAAGTTACTAATGCGTGCCTCAGTTCCACAGATTTCTCTGCTCAGCTCATGCACGAGGCTCGGCACGGGAGTGCTGTGGTTTTACTTGCACTTGTTGACAAAAACACCCAAGCGAAGTCATGGTGCAGAGGCGTCCACACCTGAGAATGCGAAACCCTGGTTGTTCATTCCACAACTCGTGCCCTTTTTAGTCAGCGTGCGGTGAGCTTTATCATCAGACTTCGAAATGAAAGTAGCACGTTAACTGTGACCTCGCAGGCCCACTCAGTGCTGCACAGATGAGCAGCTCGTTAAAAGAGAAATTTAGGTTCTGACCCATTTATAGCCAAGGAGATTCAACAGACACGACTTCACATCCTTCCTGCAAGAGGaaaccccccccctccctcctcccggTTCATCGGCCTGTTTGGCTCTATAATTTCTGAAGCACAACTTCATAAAAGTGTTCcgtcagggttttttttcaagCCGGGTCTTGAACATTTGACCCAGTTATTAGAGAGGTGGAGGAAATAACAGGAACACCTGCACAATTTCATGTAAACCAATAGTCTTACAATGAGTTCAGACGATTTACCTTGTTGAATCTTTTGTATGGACTTTGTCAGAGAGGCTCATTTCTCAGATTTTATGGTGTCGCGTGAGACTGAAAGCCTGTCACATGAACAAACCCACATCTGTGGTTTCCACTGAGGATTACATATTAACCATTCATTTGCCCCTTATCAGCACACATGTCAGTGGTATattgtttttctatttcataaATCATTATGAAAAACGTATTAATACCTTTCTACTGCTGATAAGAGTGTACTCCTACCAGGCCTTTAACTAAGAGTTTCCCATAATAACCTCCTCATTAAAGCTTATTGATGGTGAGGACGTTTTGCTTGAATAATGATCATTAATACACTTTGCTCAGTACGGGCCTTAAAAGGTGGAAGTACTACAATATAGTCATTCTATCGTAATAACACTCTGTAAATACGGTGTATGACAAAGTGCTGTGTAATGACTAATAAAGAGCTAATATGCTATTGATATGCTTGCAGATAATAACTTGTTAATGTGTGTAccataaattaaaatgtgacCAGCTTAAAATAATTTAGTCTGAAGCAGGAAGTTTCCATTTAGATCCGAAAGTATCTGATCAGAGAACAAATAAAGGAACCGAAAAGAAACACTCCAACCTTTAAAACCTCCAAAACACTATAGTAGCCCTTTACATGAAAAGTGGCAAGCAGACCCCTCAGTAGACAGTACATGTCTGAGCTGTAAAGAGTCATTCCGGTTCATCACGTGTGCTGATGAGAGACCCTCCTatctgcaggacacacagcatGCGGGTGCTGCAGCTTAGCAATGTCACACCACTCTATCTGTATCTTTGCTAAACATGGACATCTTTGGAGGTACAAGgggaaacacagcaagaacaaaaaaagcagGGGGCTGGAGTGTGAGCTGCGGAGGGGCATTCAGTGTGTCTTCAAGATAAGGGGCGAGCCGCAGCCCCGGGCTTCctcaataaaacacattatggCCAGATATCTGGCACACGACTCTCATATAGCAGAGTCTTCCTGTCAGCCGATGGGAGGCCTCAGTCACCAGAGGCACTTTGGCAGCAGGATAATCCATCCCTGGTGTGACTGTTGGTGAATCAGCATCATTATGGTCTTGTTGACTCAAGGGTCTGTAGTATCTATATCCTGCTGAGCCCAAACTGTCACGGGCGAGGCTCGGCTTTTGTCTCACTGCAGCCAAACATGTGGTTGAGCCGCTGTCTGCCTACTATTTCATATACTGTCGAGCTTTTAATTTGGCAAACCAAAGAGGGTGACAGGCTCTACTTGTTCCCTCACTTTAAAAGTCTTTACGCTCTTCAGGATACCAAAAATACCATGAATATAGTCCTTTGAATTCACATATAAGCGGGGCGAGCGCTCACAGATTTTAACAGAGGTTTAATTTCTGAAGCAGGAACTTCTTTTCTCACTCCTACCAGTCCTTTCAACTCCACCTAGTGGTTCATACACTGCACTTACTGAAGGAAAAAGCCCAGCACCGTTCCCTCTCTGGGTCTGCACTGTAGTGGTCGgggcaaattaaaaaataacacaacagcTACAGGCTCCAGATGTATGCTTGGGTTAGTGTCTTGCCAAgagaataaaagacaaagaataCCAATGACTCAACCTGTTTAGTCTACTTTTGACATTGCAGAGGAAATAAGACATCAAAAGGCGCGGGCGGGCATGAAAACGGTGTGACCCCACAGAGACCCGGCTGCTCCGAATCCAATATTTCCTGCTTCCTCCGACAAGCCAAACAGAAGCTTCCAGACGGCTTCAATCTACTGGGAATGTTATCGTTGGTAACCTGATGTACACAGCAGATGTTCGAATcaaatgacagacagacagacacaaacaaacatctcaGTGCGGAAAAAAGGTTTTACGACAACAAGTTGAACCACATTcaatttaaatgtgaatgttttgctGCGGCACGTTTGTGCAGAGCTTCAAATAACGGCAACGATATAAAAACTTTGAGCTCAGCTGGGTTTTTGTAAACTTGTATTTAACCTGCTATAAAAAAATTGCTCCTCATTTACAAGAGCAATACCAGGACTTAAATACATCAAGTGAAATGATTTTGGCATAtgcaaacagtgtttttttttttttatcaaatgtaaacattaacaaTGACAGGAAAGGAGGCTTTAGtgttctgaaaacattttctcagctTCATCCATCCAGTCACACGGAGATTCTTCCTCAAAGTCTCTGTGAAGACAGAACAAGcagaacaaaaatgtttttaactttgCAAGAGAAAGACCGCATGTTGGAAGAATCCTTCATTTTCAGAggattctgtttttcttcttttgatgCTGTTTGTGTCGTTATTTGCCgttgaataaatgaatgcaataactgtggaaactgcAGTTTGTGTATATTGAAAGAGTATCCAAATCTAACCAACAGATACCTGAAGAGTTTTTAATTTAGGTCCAGCCCTATTTGAATGTGTCAGGGTTACTTACGTGTCCTCGTCATCAGAGCGAGGCTGAAGTCGGTCCTCATCTACAGCCACTTCTGCCTCAGGGCCGTCGGTGTCGTCACCCTGCGGCTGGGACAGGGGTCCCACCAGAGGGTCTTCACCTGAGACCACAGAGGACCATTACTATCATCCACTACACTGATGTATTCATATCATGAGTGCAGTGACTCTGATGTTAAGCTCAAAAATTCTGATTAGTAGAATTGTGTGTTACAGGAAAGCTGCTTCTATTTAAACAACATGTATTCAGGTATCAACACACCTCCTCTGTTTATTAAAAAGGTGCTGGAGGCTCTGCTCAGCCGGGCCTTCTCCAACAGACTCAGAAGCCTCTCGGGAGGATCTTTGGCCCATCGCCTCCTCTGCCTGCTGCCCTCTGGCTCTGACACGCCTgggaaaacaggaaacatctcATGTCTTCTGATACCGAATCAAACTTACCAGACTTAAATGTCATACAAATGAGGAAGTGAAAATTCTGCGACTGCGGTCACATTTCTATGAGAACAACCTGCGAGAGTCTGGCTGGTTGACGTCATGCTTTCAGATGAGATGAGGCTGGCGTTTGCCAACATCTGCACCACGGAGTCTGACGGATCAGCGTGCCACTGTTTTCTAGGAGCCGCCTCTCTGCTTTCACAGTGGGCTTCAGGTAACTCCACACCTGATGACAAATACGGCAATagattattttcaaaaatgttatttatgatCTATTTGCTGTTTTCAAAAGGGTCCTGACAATAAATACACTGGAATAAATCCTACAATACATGACTGacagtgcttttgttttcactgacaGACACGCGGATTTTCCTCCAAGTCTtcataaaaatgtcagtaatgTAACGTAATCCTCCGAGAACTGCAGCACTCCATCCTTTCTTTCATGGCTACACTGTTAACTTTGACTTAGACTCTACCTTCAGAcgttaatgtttttattaaactCCTCTCTCCCAGAAGGTTAGCCACCTTCACTCCCTCTTCTCTGTTCCACCGACCCGTACGCCTCCCCGGCTCCTCCGCCTCTATCGCCTGTAAAAGATACAAAGCAATGCAGTAAATCAAACACATAACATGAGCTCGGCGGCCATCTGAACTAACAGCGGCTTGTCAAAGGTCAGATTCCGCACATAGGGTCAGCACAGCTGGGGAAAGTGTGTAAGAGTTTAAATTCTCACTTCAACACCATGTGGTGACAGAATGTCACCATGATGGATGGACGGCCATAAACTCACTTCAGGTTCAACTGTTTTGAGAGACCGTCACCAGGCAGGAAGCTCCCCCGCAGTGAGCTGCACGTATAAAGTGCACAGGTGGGAGAGATGTTTCAATAtcatttgttttccttcctgGCGCTGATTTTGATACCTGACCTTTTGTGTATTGGCCAATACAATGTGTACACCTTTTGCCACACATAAACTGATATTTGTAAAAAAGGGTTGTGTAATTTTATTCAATTTATAAGCAAATTATTTCATTGGAGCCATTACATTCCTTTCaatgatattttcatttaatcCTGAATTGCAAGAATCACTGTGACTGAGATATTACTGCAAATGATGGTTTAGAGGTAAATGTTATGAATTAATCGCTGGgcgcaaaaaagaaaaaagcaacagtCGTGCGTAAGAGTTGCATGTAATTACAGCTGTTCTGGTGCTGTTTGCTGATTTTTGCAAACTGCACCGcgatttttctttctgttttttctagCCCCATGAGCGGTGGAGTGGACACGAGTGGCGATGCACAAACAGATGTTTTAGGGCATACATACATCCATTTATGGACAGATGTGAGAGTGGAAATGATGCTTGTGCACCTGTTTCCACAACGATTGCGATTTTAAAAGGAATATGGCGTTAACACACGGCTTTATAAATCTATCAAAAACAAGGCATATGGGTAGTTCTGTCTTTGTGCGTACACACAGTTTTAGCCATGAACTGAGTTCAACGCATATGGCCATTGTTATCGTCATGGGAACAACCCtaacagggtgtgtgtgtttttacctgGGAGGACAGATGTTTACGCAGGAGTCTGGCCACCCGGTGAGAGGTGAGGATGGTGTGCAGGGACGGCCTGTCCTTTGGGTTTGTCTTAAACATCTGCTTGATCAAATACTGCAGCTCGTAGGGCAGGTGACTGGGGAGGGGAGGGTACGCACCCCGACACACCTTAAGAATCAGGCTCTTCCAGCTGGGCGCCTGGAACTGGACACAAGAACTAGGCGTGAGCAGCGGTGGAACAACAAACCACACCGCAACATCTGagccacaaaaaacacacagcggaTAATCGAACTCAGCTGAAGATACAGGGCCTCCACAGGTCCACGGCAATGCCTCGCACTATCTCACGGTGTTGTAAGATGACAGCTGAGCTATTTTATATAACGATTCATTGAGAACATTTGGAGAGAGGCCCACAGTCAAACCCGTGGTGCACGGTAGAGTGAAGGGAGGAGACATACCGGGTGTCGCAGGGTGCAGAGTTCGTAGAGAACGCAGCCCAGAGACCACACATCACTGcggaacacacaaacatacagacgGTTATTCATTCACGGCAGACGTTCGTCATGTACTGGCACAGTCACAGTGACACAAGAATGGTTAACCCACACAGGAGTTACATAATGACCGCTGAGCTGAGAACACAGACACTGTTTTGTAAACCCTTCCTTGTTGGTGCACTTATCGACACGTCAAGCCTGACAAATGAAAAGCTTTGTGTTCCCAAGAGACGTCGATGGAAAATCGATATCTGGAGGAGAACCGTTAAAACCATAACAAAGATcgtgtgatttcttttttttggtactTTATCTAATTAAAAGTTCTGttgtctgttaaaaaaaaacatttttatttttgtttgtgctccTGCAAAGCAATATTCAAAATAGACGCACTGCATGTTGTATTTACTACGCCAGGTCTGGAATATCATCAAACTGCACTTTTGATTTCGTACAAACATTACATTCTTGCACACTGTATCATCACCTGCAGTACCACCCATCTGGAATGCTAACTCATAGGAATTAAAGTTcactaaaattatatttagaaGGCCAATAATGTTTGCATCCTGCATCACAAGCATGAATGTCTCGTCCAGAAAAAGTcactgctgttgagtttttctaaTGTTTCGGTATTGAGTACCCCAAGCCGAGCGCCATGTCTTCTTTCCATTACACTTGAGAGAAGGCTgacatctctacagctgataTCTCCGAAACCCCGCAACTAACTCCAAACTAAAATAGATGTATAAACAGCACCAACCCATTCAAAGGTTCATAACAGCATGTGCATAttctgtaaatatttacaatatttaaacACAATCTTAACATATTAATATATCAGCTTCTTCATGTTCTctattttttgttcttttatatttGGGGGAACTGATTTTCCAACATGGTGCTGAGCTTGTACCGTATAAAATAGAGAGCCAGTTGAACATACATGAAAACATACCTCTTATTGTTGTACGGCTTGTTGTCCCAGACTTCTGGAGCCACATAGTATGGTGTCCCGACATATGTATGAGCGTAGGCCTTTGAGCTGCagcacatttacaaaaaaacatggtgAAAGTTGAATGTAACAGCAGCAAATTGAGCACTGACTGAGCATTAGCTTCATAATGGCGAAATATAAatcgctgtctctctcttcctgtacCTGTTCAGAATAC from Sparus aurata chromosome 2, fSpaAur1.1, whole genome shotgun sequence harbors:
- the nek3 gene encoding serine/threonine-protein kinase Nek3 gives rise to the protein MERYTLHRVIGEGSFGRALLVRCKSSQEEYVVKEVQLPKNQSKLEKSRREAVLLSRMKHPNIVAFREAFEADDLLCIVMEYCRGGDLLQRIRQQKTAQFPVDDILRWFAQMCAAANHVHDKRVLHRDLKSKNIFLTDNGTIKLGDFGSACILNSSKAYAHTYVGTPYYVAPEVWDNKPYNNKSDVWSLGCVLYELCTLRHPFQAPSWKSLILKVCRGAYPPLPSHLPYELQYLIKQMFKTNPKDRPSLHTILTSHRVARLLRKHLSSQAIEAEEPGRRTGRWNREEGVKVANLLGERSLIKTLTSEGVELPEAHCESREAAPRKQWHADPSDSVVQMLANASLISSESMTSTSQTLAGVSEPEGSRQRRRWAKDPPERLLSLLEKARLSRASSTFLINRGGEDPLVGPLSQPQGDDTDGPEAEVAVDEDRLQPRSDDEDTDFEEESPCDWMDEAEKMFSEH